One Channa argus isolate prfri chromosome 15, Channa argus male v1.0, whole genome shotgun sequence DNA segment encodes these proteins:
- the ppp1r27a gene encoding protein phosphatase 1 regulatory subunit 27, whose protein sequence is MKYNYYVPTSAYTRSSQYTPAHHTATYYTPSHYTPAHTSTTKYTPTQYSATQYTPSHYTSTYKAASTYVPSYSKGSRSSSTRRTQAKENPAPVAPAKRVVHFPNDIVFQDIVRRGDLEQIGRFMRARKVRVDTVFHSGMAALHEAVLTGNLEVVKLLVKYGADVHQRDEDGWTPLHMACSDGYPEIARYLLSMGASTEAENESGEKPADLIDPDCKELSKLFETGCV, encoded by the exons ATGAAGTACAACTACTATGTGCCAACATCAGCGTACACACGCAGCTCACAGTACACACCAGCACACCACACAGCTACTTATTACACCCCCTCACACTACACACCAGCACATACCTCTACAACAAAGTACACCCCGACACAGTACAGTGCAACACAGTACACCCCATCACATTACACATCCACTTACAAAGCAGCATCGACTTACGTCCCTTCCTATAGCAAAGGGTCACGATCGAGTTCAACACGACGCACGCAAGCAAAGGAAAATCCTGCACCTGTCGCACCTGCAAAGAGAGTTGTGCACTTCCCCAATGACATCGTCTTTCAGGATATCGTAAGACGAGGAGATTTGGAGCAAATTGGTCGGTTCATGAGAGCGAGGAAGGTTCGTGTGGACACAGTCTTCCACTCAG GTATGGCAGCACTACATGAGGCTGTGCTCACAGGGAACCTGGAGGTGGTGAAGCTGCTGGTCAAATATGGCGCTGATGTTCATCAGAGAGATGAAGATGGTTGGACTCCTCTTCACATGGCCTGCAGTGACGGCTACCCAGAAATTGCCCG TTATCTGCTGTCAATGGGAGCCAGCACAGAGGCAGAAAATGAAAGTGGAGAGAAACCTGCAGACCTCATCGACCCGGACTGCAAGGAGCTGTCCAAACTTTTTGAGACGggctgtgtgtga